The following are from one region of the Halomonas qaidamensis genome:
- a CDS encoding response regulator, which translates to MSTAQYGILVVEDDFRIADIHKVFIEQSDGFYVVGMARNGSEAKALMAEHADAIQLILLDAYLPDVEGLELLWAIRRDYVHVDIVMVTAAREVETISEALRGGVFDYLIKPIEATRMTQMLTRFRREREALANRAEMSQDELDQVLARLQPGEPQRLAAQTLPKGIDRLTLRRVVDSLAAEQDSQTAMQVAQAMGASRSTARRYLEFLVAEQAVNAEIGYGDVGRPERRYRLLESSSTWLESL; encoded by the coding sequence ATGTCTACGGCGCAATACGGTATTTTGGTCGTCGAAGACGATTTTCGCATTGCCGATATTCATAAGGTTTTTATTGAGCAGAGCGACGGTTTTTATGTGGTGGGGATGGCACGCAACGGCAGCGAAGCAAAAGCGCTGATGGCCGAGCATGCCGATGCTATCCAACTGATTTTATTGGATGCGTATTTGCCTGATGTGGAAGGTTTGGAACTGTTATGGGCGATTCGCCGCGACTATGTGCATGTGGATATCGTCATGGTAACCGCTGCCCGCGAGGTGGAAACTATCAGCGAAGCGTTGCGTGGTGGTGTATTTGATTATTTGATTAAACCGATTGAAGCGACGCGTATGACGCAAATGCTGACGCGTTTTCGTCGCGAGCGAGAGGCATTGGCGAATAGGGCTGAAATGAGTCAAGACGAGCTGGACCAGGTGCTCGCACGCCTGCAGCCAGGCGAGCCTCAGCGGCTAGCAGCGCAGACGTTGCCTAAGGGCATAGATCGCTTAACGCTGCGTCGTGTGGTGGACTCTCTGGCAGCCGAACAGGATTCCCAAACGGCGATGCAGGTAGCGCAGGCAATGGGTGCAAGTCGCTCAACAGCGCGGCGTTACTTGGAGTTCTTAGTGGCTGAGCAGGCGGTTAACGCCGAAATTGGTTATGGGGATGTTGGCCGTCCCGAACGGCGTTATCGGCTGCTGGAGTCTTCCTCAACCTGGCTGGAATCACTGTAA
- a CDS encoding Bug family tripartite tricarboxylate transporter substrate binding protein, with product MNTLPLKRFAVLALPMAVLAMTTSANAQEWTPSRSIEFVAPANPGGGWDTLVRTMSRVIQQEALADESFAAINVPGGGGAVAWAQVARDSGNPHKLFATSPPMILVPLAGASRYDHTDFTPIARINTDYSIILVAADSEYQTLDDLFTALKENPSLSVGGGSAPGSMDHISVAGLASAAGMEASAVNYIPFSGGGDAMTNLMGGHIEAVIGGAGEAVGQLGEGSQLRALGVSSEERLGGGLAEVPTYQEQGFDYTFDIWRGVMGAPEMPDEAVEYYETLFAEMLETEAWREASDQLGWIDAYQDSDAFATFLDEQQEQFSSVLTDLGLMRQ from the coding sequence ATGAACACGCTTCCTCTTAAGCGCTTTGCCGTGCTTGCTTTACCCATGGCTGTCCTCGCCATGACGACGTCTGCCAATGCCCAAGAGTGGACTCCTAGCCGTTCGATCGAATTTGTTGCCCCTGCCAACCCCGGTGGCGGTTGGGATACGCTTGTGCGCACCATGTCCCGCGTTATTCAACAAGAAGCGTTGGCCGACGAAAGCTTTGCAGCCATTAACGTGCCTGGCGGCGGCGGTGCAGTAGCTTGGGCTCAAGTAGCTCGTGACAGCGGCAATCCGCATAAACTTTTTGCTACCAGTCCGCCGATGATTTTAGTACCCCTGGCAGGCGCCTCGCGTTACGACCACACCGATTTCACCCCGATAGCGCGTATTAATACCGACTATTCAATCATTTTGGTGGCGGCAGATTCTGAGTACCAAACTCTGGATGACCTTTTCACGGCGCTGAAAGAGAACCCTAGTCTTAGCGTGGGGGGTGGTAGCGCACCGGGTTCCATGGACCACATTTCGGTGGCTGGCCTTGCTTCTGCAGCGGGTATGGAAGCCTCCGCGGTCAATTACATCCCCTTCTCGGGTGGTGGTGATGCTATGACCAACCTAATGGGCGGCCATATTGAGGCGGTGATTGGCGGTGCTGGTGAAGCAGTAGGTCAGCTAGGCGAAGGTAGCCAGCTGCGCGCCTTGGGCGTTTCTTCTGAAGAACGTTTGGGTGGCGGTCTAGCCGAAGTTCCTACCTACCAAGAACAGGGTTTTGACTACACCTTCGACATTTGGCGTGGCGTAATGGGTGCGCCGGAAATGCCTGACGAAGCGGTTGAATATTACGAGACGCTCTTCGCCGAGATGCTCGAAACTGAGGCATGGCGCGAAGCAAGCGACCAGCTTGGCTGGATTGATGCCTACCAGGATAGTGACGCCTTCGCTACTTTCCTGGATGAGCAACAAGAGCAGTTCAGCAGTGTGTTGACCGACCTGGGGCTAATGCGCCAGTAA
- a CDS encoding tripartite tricarboxylate transporter TctB family protein — MTRFNTNQWLALVLALVAAAYLAMAWQIPNFPLPRPVDSDLFPKVLGVSLLLLSACLFFERPGPIAGVDQIDQTETQGPLLLTPWARVIVTAIAIAAYALLLVPLGFVLASTLLCVGLTAYYGYRRHGVNLATSLGVVLALYLTMTRVMDVYLPTGVLPF, encoded by the coding sequence ATGACTCGATTCAATACCAACCAATGGCTAGCGCTTGTGTTGGCGTTAGTGGCGGCTGCCTATCTGGCAATGGCCTGGCAAATTCCAAACTTTCCGCTGCCCCGCCCAGTGGATTCTGATCTGTTTCCAAAAGTGTTAGGTGTTTCCCTGCTATTGCTGTCGGCGTGCTTATTTTTTGAGCGTCCTGGTCCTATTGCGGGTGTCGATCAGATTGATCAAACCGAAACCCAGGGGCCGTTGTTGCTTACGCCTTGGGCGCGGGTGATTGTCACCGCCATCGCTATCGCAGCGTATGCGTTATTACTCGTGCCGCTGGGCTTTGTGCTGGCTTCGACGCTGCTGTGCGTTGGCCTAACCGCTTACTACGGCTACCGCCGCCATGGGGTCAATCTGGCAACATCGCTTGGGGTGGTGCTGGCGCTGTATCTGACCATGACGCGGGTAATGGATGTTTACCTACCCACTGGCGTGCTGCCGTTTTAA
- a CDS encoding tripartite tricarboxylate transporter permease: MDAFNNLMYGFGIALEPINIAYVFAGVFAGTIIGMLPGLGPISALALMIPITFAMEPSSGLILMAGVYYGAIFGGSTSSILLNAPGVAGTVATSFDGYPMAKQGLAGKALAIAAYSSFVGGTISVVFLMLIAPLLSKVAVSFGPAEYFALMVLGLTAVVSLSDKSLVKGLIAAVIGVMISIIGIDMQTGTERFTFGSIHLLDGVDFLVVALGIFALAEVFYMLLRGGGGKEAPRNAIGSLKLTRSEVKQIAGPVSRSSVLGFFTGVLPGAGATIGSFLGYSMEKRIAKDGDTFGKGNIKGVAAPEAANNAACTGSFVPLLTLGVPGSGTTAVLLGALLVMGVNPGPMMLEQRPDVFWGVVASMYIGNIFLLVLNLPLIPLIAKILDLPKPLLLSLILIFCMIGVYGMSFSVFDLLLLLGFGLVGLGMRLFGFPAAPLILALILGNIMEESMRRALQISGGDWMTFIDKPISLSLLVIAVLSLGLPLLKKRRTKRLNTAE, from the coding sequence ATGGATGCCTTTAACAATCTAATGTATGGCTTTGGCATCGCGCTTGAGCCTATCAATATCGCTTACGTCTTTGCCGGCGTTTTTGCTGGCACTATTATCGGCATGTTGCCCGGCCTTGGGCCGATTAGCGCGCTGGCGCTGATGATTCCAATTACCTTCGCTATGGAGCCTTCTTCAGGACTGATTTTGATGGCCGGGGTGTATTACGGTGCTATTTTTGGCGGCTCCACCTCGTCTATTTTGCTTAATGCCCCTGGTGTAGCAGGAACGGTAGCCACCTCGTTTGACGGCTATCCGATGGCCAAGCAAGGGTTGGCAGGTAAGGCGCTGGCGATTGCCGCTTACTCCTCCTTCGTTGGCGGCACCATCTCGGTTGTTTTCTTGATGTTGATTGCGCCACTGCTCTCCAAAGTGGCGGTGAGCTTTGGCCCTGCTGAATACTTCGCACTGATGGTACTGGGGCTAACGGCGGTTGTGTCGTTATCCGATAAGTCGCTGGTCAAAGGGTTAATTGCGGCTGTGATTGGGGTAATGATCTCGATCATCGGGATTGATATGCAAACCGGCACCGAGCGCTTTACCTTTGGCTCTATTCACCTGCTCGACGGAGTCGACTTTCTGGTCGTCGCGCTGGGTATCTTCGCGTTAGCCGAAGTGTTTTACATGCTACTGCGCGGTGGCGGTGGTAAAGAAGCGCCTCGTAATGCCATTGGTTCGTTGAAGTTGACCCGCAGTGAAGTGAAGCAGATTGCTGGTCCGGTTAGCCGCAGTTCAGTACTGGGCTTCTTTACTGGCGTACTGCCGGGTGCCGGGGCGACCATTGGCTCGTTTCTGGGTTACAGCATGGAAAAACGCATTGCCAAAGACGGGGATACGTTTGGTAAAGGCAACATCAAAGGCGTTGCTGCCCCGGAAGCGGCGAATAATGCGGCGTGTACCGGTTCGTTTGTACCGCTGTTAACCTTGGGTGTGCCGGGTTCAGGCACCACCGCTGTACTGCTTGGCGCACTGCTGGTGATGGGGGTTAATCCTGGTCCGATGATGCTCGAACAGCGCCCGGATGTGTTCTGGGGCGTGGTCGCCAGTATGTACATTGGCAATATCTTCTTGCTGGTGCTTAACCTACCGTTGATTCCGTTGATCGCCAAAATTCTCGATCTGCCCAAGCCGTTGCTGCTGTCACTGATTTTGATCTTCTGCATGATCGGTGTTTACGGCATGAGCTTCAGCGTATTCGACTTATTGCTGCTGCTTGGTTTTGGCTTGGTTGGCCTAGGGATGCGCTTGTTCGGTTTCCCCGCCGCGCCGCTGATTCTGGCATTAATTTTAGGCAACATCATGGAAGAGTCCATGCGTCGCGCGTTACAGATCTCCGGTGGTGATTGGATGACCTTTATCGACAAGCCGATTTCCCTATCGTTGCTGGTTATCGCTGTGCTGTCGCTTGGTTTGCCACTGCTGAAAAAGCGCCGCACTAAGCGTTTGAATACCGCTGAATAG
- a CDS encoding ATP-binding protein: MTAPRPRTLAELQRWRRTRAKRRWYKRSFRLQVMLLVGLLLAGMLLAQGTYLNHRKAEIITQQMGERALAVAKTVAGMPHIINAFSTPNPSLIIQPLAERVRQETGARYVVVGNAQSIRYSHPVPERIGQPMVGGDNDQALIYGQSYVSEATGTLGTAMRGKTPIWDEEGNIIGVVSVGFMLERVDMDVARYTSLGWALVALMILLGFAGAYWLSQHLKKVILGLEPYEIARLAMEKEAILQSIHEGILAVNRDGQITLVNQQARRFLGLPDEQVLLGQPIREVVPNSRLIEVLKHGEQEFDQEMWLGDHPVVANRVPILHEGEIEGAVATFRSRREIIDLSHALTQASRDVDILRAQAHEFSNKLYTISGLLQLNRVDEALALIHHETERAQAQMSFLMRHVADAVLSGTLLGKLTRARELGVALEIDEQSSLSCPLTVTGQEVMMSVVGNLLDNACHAALNGPNSDTPKVRLFFTDLGEQLLIEVEDNGPGVPGEHAQSIFQEGFSTKTGKHRGIGLALVARLCRQYGGEVTLEESELGGACFIAVLDRSLCDQVTAMS, translated from the coding sequence ATGACCGCCCCACGCCCCCGTACGTTGGCTGAATTACAGCGCTGGCGCCGTACTCGCGCTAAACGCCGCTGGTATAAGCGCAGTTTTCGCTTGCAAGTTATGCTGCTGGTCGGCCTGCTGTTGGCTGGCATGCTGCTTGCTCAGGGTACCTACCTGAATCACCGTAAAGCAGAGATTATTACCCAGCAAATGGGTGAACGGGCATTGGCAGTGGCCAAGACCGTTGCGGGGATGCCGCACATTATTAATGCTTTCTCGACACCCAACCCCTCGCTGATTATTCAGCCGCTTGCTGAGCGAGTTCGCCAGGAAACCGGTGCCCGCTATGTGGTGGTCGGTAATGCCCAATCGATTCGCTACTCGCACCCAGTGCCTGAGCGTATTGGTCAGCCCATGGTGGGAGGGGATAACGATCAGGCGCTAATTTACGGTCAGTCATACGTATCGGAAGCTACTGGAACGCTAGGGACTGCCATGCGTGGTAAAACCCCTATCTGGGATGAAGAAGGTAATATCATTGGGGTGGTTTCAGTGGGCTTCATGCTAGAGCGGGTTGATATGGATGTGGCCCGCTATACCAGCTTAGGGTGGGCGCTGGTGGCGCTGATGATTTTGCTTGGTTTTGCAGGGGCGTATTGGCTATCGCAGCATCTTAAAAAGGTCATACTTGGTTTAGAGCCCTACGAAATAGCGCGCTTAGCCATGGAAAAAGAGGCGATTTTACAATCCATCCATGAAGGTATTCTAGCCGTTAACCGCGATGGCCAGATCACTTTAGTCAATCAGCAGGCGCGACGATTTCTAGGGCTACCCGATGAACAGGTCTTACTGGGTCAGCCAATTCGAGAGGTAGTGCCCAACTCGCGCTTGATTGAGGTGCTAAAGCACGGCGAGCAGGAATTTGACCAAGAAATGTGGCTGGGTGACCATCCTGTGGTGGCTAACCGTGTGCCTATTTTGCACGAAGGCGAAATTGAAGGTGCCGTTGCTACGTTTCGCAGTCGCCGTGAAATTATTGATCTTTCCCATGCACTTACCCAGGCAAGCCGTGATGTCGATATCCTGCGTGCTCAGGCCCACGAGTTTTCCAACAAACTTTACACCATTTCTGGCCTGTTGCAGCTTAACCGCGTTGACGAGGCGCTAGCGCTGATTCATCACGAAACCGAACGTGCCCAAGCGCAAATGAGCTTTTTAATGCGCCACGTGGCTGACGCGGTATTAAGCGGTACGCTGCTGGGTAAATTGACGCGAGCCAGAGAGCTAGGGGTAGCGCTGGAAATTGATGAACAGAGCTCGCTCTCCTGCCCGCTGACGGTCACTGGGCAAGAGGTCATGATGAGCGTTGTGGGCAATTTACTGGATAATGCCTGCCATGCTGCACTTAATGGCCCAAACAGTGATACCCCTAAAGTCCGGCTGTTCTTCACGGATTTGGGTGAGCAGTTGTTGATTGAGGTAGAAGATAACGGCCCAGGCGTCCCGGGTGAGCATGCACAATCAATTTTTCAAGAAGGATTTTCGACCAAAACCGGCAAGCATCGTGGTATTGGTTTAGCCTTGGTCGCGCGGTTGTGCCGTCAATATGGTGGTGAGGTGACTCTGGAAGAGAGCGAATTAGGCGGTGCGTGTTTTATTGCCGTGTTGGATCGCTCGCTTTGTGACCAAGTCACCGCGATGTCCTAA
- a CDS encoding DUF481 domain-containing protein codes for MSLLRLVLASLSLWATSATAYPFYAPPPPQDDTPVFSGDAELGFTHLSGNTNSQTLIGKTRLTWLTGDFTHSLRGEVRNVSKNGETSAEQYLVAGRERFDFSGPHYLFGFARWEKDRFAGYDQQLSAIGGYGRQLLTGERHSLSLEAGPGYRNDRLRDADNERLAVAYTAFDYRFGFSDYADIAQEMSLEYTRKNTTARSLTSLTARLNSRLSLRLSHEIKHNSQPPEDASERTDNTTSASLLYHW; via the coding sequence TTGAGTTTACTACGGCTTGTCTTGGCTAGCTTGTCGCTGTGGGCAACGTCCGCCACCGCTTATCCATTTTACGCTCCGCCACCGCCACAAGATGATACGCCTGTATTCAGTGGTGATGCCGAGCTTGGCTTTACCCATCTTTCAGGCAATACCAATAGCCAAACGCTAATTGGCAAAACGCGGCTGACGTGGCTAACGGGAGATTTCACCCATTCGTTGCGCGGTGAAGTTCGCAATGTAAGCAAAAATGGAGAAACCAGTGCAGAACAATATTTGGTGGCAGGCCGAGAGCGTTTTGACTTTAGTGGGCCTCACTACTTGTTTGGCTTTGCCCGCTGGGAAAAAGACCGTTTTGCTGGCTACGATCAGCAGCTTTCCGCCATTGGTGGTTATGGCCGCCAGTTGCTAACCGGTGAACGGCATTCGCTGTCGTTGGAAGCGGGGCCTGGGTACCGAAATGATCGGCTACGCGATGCCGATAATGAACGACTGGCCGTTGCATATACGGCTTTTGACTATCGATTTGGGTTTTCAGATTATGCTGATATTGCTCAGGAAATGTCGCTGGAATATACCCGCAAGAATACCACTGCACGTTCATTGACATCACTAACGGCTAGGCTTAACTCACGGCTTTCGTTGCGCCTTTCCCATGAAATCAAACATAACTCGCAGCCGCCTGAAGATGCCAGCGAACGCACCGACAACACCACCAGCGCCTCATTGCTCTACCACTGGTGA